The Haloplanus natans DSM 17983 DNA segment CGTCGCTCGACTACGAACTGACCGAGCGGGACGGACGGCTGTACATGCCCGCACCGACCGCCGCCGAGACGTTCGGCGACGCGACGGCGATGACGTACGTGATGGAGAGTGCGGTGTACGGCGGGATGGGGCCGGAGCTACACCCGTTTTCGGCGGCCGAGGACGCGCGGGCGTTCGTCGAGGAGTACGGCGGGCGGACGGTGACGTTCGACGACGTGACGCCCCCGCTCATTTCGGAGTATACGTCGCGCTGACAGGTGTCGGGACTGGCTGGGTCGTAGCATCGATAAAATGTGGGAGTTGGTCTGAAGCCGAGTCGACTCGCAGGCGTCGGGGGTAAGTGACTGAGGCGCGCGCCGAACTTACATCGCGCCGCCCATGCCACCCATGCCACCCATGCCGCCGCCCATGCCGCCGCCCATGCCGCCGGCGCCGGGGCCGCCCTCGTCGCCGCCGTCGTCGCTGCCGCCGCCCTTGAGGTCGCCGGCCGCGATGACGTCGTCGATGCGGAGGATCATAACAGCTGCCTCGGTGGCGCTCTCGATGGCCTGGGTTTTGACGCGGAGGGGTTCTACGACACCGTCTTCCTCCATGTCGACCACGTCGCCGGTGTAGGCGTCGAGGCCGGCCGAAAGGTTGCCCTCACTGTGGCTGGCACGGAGTTCGACCAGCGAGTCGATGGGGTCGAGACCGGCGTTCTCGGCGAGGGTGCGCGGGATGATGTCCACGGCCTCGGCGAACGCCTCGACGGCGAGGGCCTCGCGGCCGTCGACGTCGTCGGCGTAGTCGCGCAGCCCGAGCGCGAGTTCCGACTCGGGGGCACCGCCGCCGGGCAGGACCTTGCCGTCCTCCAGCGTGGTGCGGACGACGCCGAGCGAGTCCTCGACCGCGCGCTCGACTTCGTCGACGACGTGTTCGGTGCCGCCGCGGAGGACGAGCGTCACGGACTTGGCCTCGGCCACGTCCTCGACGAAGATGCGCTCGTCGCCACCGATGTCCTTCTGGGCGACGGAGCCGGCGAAGCCGAGGTCGTCCTCGGTCAGGTCGTCGACGCTCCCGACGACCGTGCCGCCGGTCGAGCGGGCGAGCCGCGAGAGGTCCGAATCCTTCGCGCGGCGGACGGCGAGGATGCCCTCCTGGGCCAGGTAGTGCTGGGCCATGTCGTCGATGCCGTTACCCACGAAGACGACGTCGGCGCCGACCTCCTTGAGGTGGTCGACCATCTCCTTCAGCTGTTTCTCCTCCTGATCGAGGAACTGCTGGAGCTGGTCGGGGTCGGTGACGTTGACCTCGGCGTCGATCTCGGTCTCCTTGACTTCGAGCGCGCCGTCGATCAGCGCGATATCGGCGTCCTCGACCGCGTAGGGCATGCTGTCGCTGACGCGTTCCTTGTCGACGATGACGCCCTCGATGAGCTCGGAGTTGTCGATGGCGCCGCCGACGACCTTCTCGATGGAGACGTTGTCGGTGTCGACACCGTCGTCGTCGCGCACGGCGAGGACGGCGTCGACCACGAGATCCGCGAGCTGGTCCTTGGCGCTCTCGGCGCCCTTGCCCGTCATCGCCGTCGCGGCGATTTTGACGAGCGTCTCGCGGTCGTCCGGGGAGACGTCGATGGCGTTCTCTTCGAGGATCTCCTTTGCCTTCTCCGCGGCCCGGCGGTACCCCTGGGCCAGCGTCGTCGGGTGGATGTCCTGGTCGATGAGCTCTTCGGCCTCGTCGAGGAGTTCACCAGCGACGACGACGGCCGTCGTGGTGCCGTCGCCGACCTCGTCTTCCTGGGTCTCCGAGACCTCGACGATCATATTCGCGGCGGGGTGGTCGATGTCCATCTCCTTCAGGATCGTGACGCCGTCGTTCGTGACGACGACGCTCCCGCCGGAGTCGACGAGCATCTTGTCCATCC contains these protein-coding regions:
- the thsA gene encoding thermosome subunit alpha is translated as MIILGEDSQRTQGKDAQTMNITAGKAVAEAVRTTLGPKGMDKMLVDSGGSVVVTNDGVTILKEMDIDHPAANMIVEVSETQEDEVGDGTTTAVVVAGELLDEAEELIDQDIHPTTLAQGYRRAAEKAKEILEENAIDVSPDDRETLVKIAATAMTGKGAESAKDQLADLVVDAVLAVRDDDGVDTDNVSIEKVVGGAIDNSELIEGVIVDKERVSDSMPYAVEDADIALIDGALEVKETEIDAEVNVTDPDQLQQFLDQEEKQLKEMVDHLKEVGADVVFVGNGIDDMAQHYLAQEGILAVRRAKDSDLSRLARSTGGTVVGSVDDLTEDDLGFAGSVAQKDIGGDERIFVEDVAEAKSVTLVLRGGTEHVVDEVERAVEDSLGVVRTTLEDGKVLPGGGAPESELALGLRDYADDVDGREALAVEAFAEAVDIIPRTLAENAGLDPIDSLVELRASHSEGNLSAGLDAYTGDVVDMEEDGVVEPLRVKTQAIESATEAAVMILRIDDVIAAGDLKGGGSDDGGDEGGPGAGGMGGGMGGGMGGMGGMGGAM